ATTGCCGGCGCCATTGGATTCGGCGCGGCCGTGCGCTTTCTGGAAGCGGTCAGCATTGATGCGATCGCCTGGCAGGAACAGCGCCTACTCGATTACGCCACTGAACGCATGCAGGACGTCAAGGGACTGCGTATCATCGGTGAGGCTGCCGAAAAGGGGCCGGTGATTTCCTTCACGCTCGATGGGGTCCATCCACACGATATCGGCACCATCATCGATCACCATGGTGTTGCCATCCGTACCGGACACCACTGCGCCATGCCGGTGATGCAGTTTTTCGACCTGCCGGCAACGGCCCGGGTATCGTTTGCCGCCTATAACCTGCGCACCGAAATCGACGTTTTTCTCGACGCACTGGAGGAGGCCCGGCAAATGCTGGTCTGACCCGTGGCCTACCCGGTGCCGGCCTGCCCCTGGCTCAGCCGCACACCATAAAGTGACGGGGTACACTAACGGCCATGGCACTCGAGGCGCTTTACCAGCAGGTCATCCTCGACCACAACCGCCGCCCCCATCACTGCGGCCGTCTGCAGGGCGCAACCCACAGCGCACGCGGCCAGGACGCCCTGTGCGGCGACGATATCCTTGTTGAGCTGCGCGTCATAGATGGCCGAATCGTGGAAGCCGCGTTTTCCGGCGAGGCCTGCGCGATCACCACGGCGAGCGCTTCGATGCTGACTCAGTGGCTGCGCGGGCGCAGCGTAACCGAGCTGCAGCGTGCCTGCCAGCGGTTCCGGGAGCTGCTGGCCAATACTGCCCTGGCGGACGATCCGGTGCTGGGAGAAATCAATTGTCTGCGTGCGGTCAGTGGTTTTCCGGCCCGCGTTCGCAATGCAGTTCTGCCGTGGCACACGGCGGTGCGAGCGCTTGACGTGCCAGCAGCAAGCGGGGAGAAGCCCCCGCCCGCTTAGCGGACGGGGAGCCTGCAACCCCCTGATCGTGGAGGCTGTTTCAGGGCGTGCCGGCCTCCGGCGCGCCGCCCTGCGGCGGTTCGTCGCCGGGCTTGGCCTGGCTGCCCTTTTCGCGGTCCCAGTCCATGGCCTTGGTCTTGAACTCGCCGAACTTCTTCGAGACCTTGCTCAACTTGGCGTCCCACTCCGGGTTGGGCTGCTGGCCTTCGGTGACCTTGAAGAACACCTGCATCAGGGCGGTCATTCCGATCGGCTCGATCACCGCCTGCTTGATGCCCCAGGCGAACACCAGGGCGATCACGAGCGTCAGGATGCCGGCAGAGCCGGGAAACAGCGAGACCA
This DNA window, taken from Pseudomonadota bacterium, encodes the following:
- a CDS encoding SUF system NifU family Fe-S cluster assembly protein, producing the protein MALEALYQQVILDHNRRPHHCGRLQGATHSARGQDALCGDDILVELRVIDGRIVEAAFSGEACAITTASASMLTQWLRGRSVTELQRACQRFRELLANTALADDPVLGEINCLRAVSGFPARVRNAVLPWHTAVRALDVPAASGEKPPPA